AATCAGTTCGTCGGAAACTGGCCCGGTGTAACTGTTGAAAAAAAGGAAGGAAAACTTAAAAAACACGACGGTGTTATAGTTACCGACCTTCCCGGTATTTATTCGCTTTCTCCGTACACACTCGAGGAAGTTGTTGCACGTAATTATCTTATCGGAGAACGTCCCGACGTTATTTTGAATATCGTTGACGGTACTAACCTTGAAAGAAACTTATACCTTACAACCCAGCTTACCGAGCTCGGTATTCCGGTTGTAATTGCTGTCAATATGATGGACGTTGTTGCGAAAAACGGCGATAAAATCAATGTTGCCGAACTTTCGCGCGAACTCGGCTGCAAGATTGTTGAAATTTCCGCTTTAAAAGGTACGGGAATTATGACTGCCGCCGAAGAGGCAATCAAAGCCGCGCAGAACAGCAAAACAGTGCCTATGCACACATTCTCGGGTGCGGTTGAACACGCCATTGCACACATCGAAGAAGAAGTTTTGCACAATATGCCCGAAGAACAGCAGAGATGGTATGCAATCAAAATTTTCGAGCGCGATACAAAGGCGATTGAAAGCCTCGGCGTAGACGAAGCATCGCTCGCACACATTGAAAACGACATTGTTGCGGCTGAAAAAGAGCTTGACGACGACGCGGAAAGTATCATCACAAACGAAAGATACGTATACATTGCAAATCTTATGAAAGCGTGCTATAAAAAGAAAAACGCAGGCAAGCTTTCAACTTCGGATAAAATTGATAAAATCGTTACCAGCCGCCTGCTCGGACTCCCGATTTTCGCGGTTATTATGTTCCTTGTTTACTACATTTCAATGGTAACAATCGGTTCATCTGCCACGGACTGGGCAAATGACGGATTGTTCGGCGACGGCTGGCATTTATTCGGTATAGGCTCGTCTGCATACGGCGACGTTGCTGATGAATACGGCGAAGCGGCACAGATTGTAAACGGCTACATTGAATTTGCCGGCGAAAAAGGCGTTGACACAGAAGAACTTACTGCGGCGCTTGATACAGAGTCGGAGGATTTCGACGCTGCCGCTGCAAAAACAGCACTTGACGGGTTTGTAAATTCGGAAGCAAAAGATTTGGGCGACGCAACATATACTGTTGTTGATGAAGAAACAATGGCTGACGAAGAAGTTACATCAAGCTATGATGACCTCAAAGACGCTGTTGAAACATATGAAAAATACGACTGCACAGAGCCTGACCCTGCTGATTACGGCGTATGGGTTCCCGGTGTTCCTGTGCTCGTTGAAAATGCACTTGACGCTGCAAACTGTGCGGATTGGCTTAAAGGTCTTATCCTCGACGGTATCGTTGCAGGTGTCGGCGCGGTTCTCGGATTTGTACCGCAGATGCTCGTACTGTTCCTCCTCCTTGCATTCCTTGAGGCTTGCGGTTATATGGCGCGTATCGCGTTCGTACTCGACAGAGTGTTCAGAAAATTCGGTCTTTCCGGTAAATCGTTCATTCCTATGCTTATAGGTACCGGCTGCGGTGTTCCTGGTATTATGGCATCAAGAACCATAGAAAACGACCGCGACAGAAAAATGACAATTATGACTACAACATTCATCCCCTGCGGTGCTAAAGTTCCGTTCATCTCGATGGTTGCAGGCGCAATTTTCGGCGGTTCGGCTATGATTGCAACTTCAGCATACTTCGTAGGCATGGCGGCAATTATCGTATCGGGTATTATGCTTAAGAAAACCAAAATGTTTGCCGGCGATCCCGCACCGTTCGTTATGGAGCTTCCGGCATACCATTTGCCTACACTTTTGAACGTTCTCCGTTCAATGTGGGAGCGCGGCTGGTCGTTCATTAAAAAAGCAGGTACAATCATTCTTCTTTCGACAATCTTCGTTTGGTTTACAACATATTTCGGATTTGCAGACGGTCATTTCGGTATGCTTTCGGAGGAACAGATTGATTCTAGTATACTTGCTGTTATAGGTAACGCTATTGCTTGGATATTTGCACCTCTCGGCTGGGGCAACTGGCAGGCGGCGGTTGCGTCAATCACAGGTCTTGTTGCAAAAGAAAACATCGTTGGTACGCTCGGTATCCTCTACGGCGGTTCGGGCAGTGTTTACGGCAACCTTGCACAGGCGTTTACACAAATCAGCGGATATTCGTTCCTCGTATTCAACCTTTTGTGCGCTCCTTGCTTCGCGGCAATCGGTGCTATCAAACGTGAGATGAACAACGCAAAATGGACTTGGTTCGCAATCGGTTATCAGTGCGTATTTGCTTATGTAGTTGCGCTTATGGTTAACCAGTTCGGTTTGCTCTTTACGGGAAGCATAAATGTAATCGGCACAATCGCGGCTCTCGCAGTGCTTGTATTCATTATCTATATGCTCTTCAAACCCTACAAAGAGTCTAACACACTCAAAACTAACGTAAAAATCTCCGCATAAATTTATAAATAATAAACACAAAAGTGCGCTCGTCGAAATGACGGGCGCATTTTTGTTATATTTTTATTTTTACGGCATATATATGTAAAAGAAAAAAATAAATAAATTTCTTGTCACTATTCCTGCCGACAGGAAAATTTTAACATTATACTATATATGCCGGCGCAGGACGGCGGAATGGAGTTATTTTATGGAAATTGAGAAAAAAACCATTAAACTGTGCGGCGGACTGTGCACGGCGTCTTTTAAGGCAGACGCCGACAGCGACATCATAGTTCCCGACACAAAACCCGATGTTTTGAAAATTATCGGCGCGGCGGCAACGCTCGTTATAAAAGAAAAATATGCCCAGAAAGGCAAGGTTACACTGTCGGGCGTTGTGTATTACCGCATAATTTACGAAGGCGAAAACGACACAATGGCGGCACGTTCCATAGAATATACCGCGCCGTTTTCGCATCAGCACGAAATTGCCTGCATTGACGATAATTCCGAGTTTTACGCGCTTCCCGTATCGTCGAGCGTTAAAACAACAGTGGTAAACAGCAGGAAGATAAGCGTACATTCCGTTTTTGACATAAAAGTATCTTCGGCATGTGCAGACGAAAAAACGCTTGTCACATCGCTCGACGACAGTATGCCGTCGCGGAGCAAAACCATAAAGTACACAAATAAGGTTATATCAAAAGAGGAAGATATTGAACTGTCCGAAATGATAGATTTTCCGAATAATGCCGCGGACATTTTGGCAGTCAATGCAACTGTAAACCGAAACGACATAAAGGTTGTTAACAACAAAATCGTCGTAAAAGGCGAGGCGGTTTTGAAAATTGTGTATATTACAACCGACAACGTTATAGATGAATTTAACTATAACAGCGAATTTTCAGACGTTCTTGACGTTTTGGGTATTCAGCCCGAAATGATGACAAATGTTGTTTTGGCAGTTAAGGAATGTAGTGCCAAGCTTGCTGAAAATATGGGAGGAGAAGCGGTTCCGCTCACAGTGAAAATCGTTGCGGCGGCATATATCGACGCATATGAAAGCGCGGAGGAAACGGGAATTTACGACGCGTACAGCCCCGAAATGAACATCGAAACAACCTACGAAGACATAGGCTATCTCACGCTCCTGGCAGATGAAACAAAGCAAAGCAATGTCAGCGATTTTCTGGAAACAAACGGCGCTGTCGAAAACATTTTTGATACGCGCGCAGTGTGCACCGTCCGCTCGCAAAACTACAACACGGAGGGCGATATAACAATCGAGGCGGTTGTCAGCGCGTCGGTCATTTATTCGGAGAACGGACGGCTTAACACCGTAAAAAAAGACATTCCCGTAACGTTTAAGTTTGATGCGCAAAAGGGGCTTGCCGATATTCAAATAGTGCCGTATCTGTCGGTCAGCGGAATAAGCTATGCGCAGAAAGGCGAACGTCAGATTGAGTTGAAAATTCCCGTTATGTGCGAGGTGCTGGTTTTTGCAAAATCCTCCGATAAGCTTTTAAGTGACGTCAGCACCGAAAATGCGGCGAAAATAGACAAAACAAACCAGCCGAGTCTTATAATTTATTTTGTTAAAGAAGGCGACACATTGTGGAATATTGCAAAAAAATACAACGTATTGGTCGAGGACATTGCAAGAATTAACGGAATTGAAAATGAAAACGTCATTATGCCCGGCGATAAGCTGATTATCCCGAAAAAACGATAAAATTTAAACCCGAAGTGAAAACTTCGGGTTTTTTGCATATTTAAAACAGATTTTACGCATATCTGGTGTTTGACGAGCAGTCTTTTATAACCGTGTTTATCGCGTTGCTGCCGAGAAAATTCGTTTTTGAAAACGTTTTTCCGAAATCCTTTGTTGAACAGCTGTAACAGCTGTAACGTTCTTTCCAAGCGACGACAATACTTCCCGACGACGTATACATATATGGCACGACAACCGAGTCTGTGCCGAAGCCAATCGTCTTTTTTTCACCGCTTTTTACCGAGTAGAACACAATGGAATAATGCGTTTTGCTCCTTGTGACATATGCAATATAAACCTCGGCATTAAAACCGCAAATTCCGCAGAAAGCCTCGGTTTCTTCGTCGATATTAAGCGGTTTATGCGAATATTCACCGCTGAAAACGTTGTAAATGCGGTACATAAACCGCCCTGTTTCGTTTTTGTATAAAATATGTATATTTCCCTTGCCGTCGGCAAAAGCCGAGTATTTTCCGTTTTCCGCATAATCGAGAACGTTCGGCTTTTTTGTGCTTTGCAGGTCAATTTTATGATGAATAAGCAAATATCTCTCGCCGTGCTTTAATGAGTAAAACAAATTGACATTTCCGTTTATGTCAAAAAGCTTTATATCCGAAAATTTACAGCCGGCATTTTTGCTTTTCAAAAGGTTGAAATTAAGCCACTTATTCTCGCTGAAAAGAAGATAAAACAAATTTCCGCCCTCGTCCTGAAGCGCAATGTGGATTTTGCCCAGCTCGTTTTGATAAACGTCAAACTCACTGCCGGAATGGGGGAAAATCACTTCTTTTTCACCGCCGTCCGACTGCATGCAAAGGTTTTTCTCACCGTCTAGGAAAACCGCTTTTTCACTTCCCGTAATACCTTTCAATATGATTTTGCGCATAAAAACACTCCTTTTAATATCCATATTACATAATATTAAAAGGAGCGCTGTTTTATGAGTTAAGCCCAGCCCATATTTTTAAGAAATGTTTTGCAAAGCGATGTCCACTCGGCAACGTCGGGATTTTCGGGCGCAAGTCCGAGTCCGTGTCTGCCGTCGCGGAAGATGTGCAGTTCAAACGGAATGTTGTATTTTGCCATTTCGTTTGCAAACAAAATTGAGTTTTGAACGGGAACAGCATTGTCGTTTGCGGTGTGCCACAAAAATGCGGGTGCGGTGTCGGCGGTGACGCGCGTTTCGAGCGAAAGTTTTTTCTTCAATTCCTCGTTGTCTTCACCGCAGAGCGCGTTAAAACTGCCTTTGTGCGCATATTCTCCGCTTGTTATAACGGGGTAACACAAAATTGCAAAATTAACTTTTGACGATACTTTGTCTATTTCGTCGTTTACGTTGTATTCCGACGCCTCGTTCTCGGGCGAGGTGAGGGTCATTCCGGCAAGATGTCCGCCGGCGCTGAAACCGCAAATGCCGATTTTATCTTTGTCAATGCCGAATTTTTCCGCATTGTAACGAACGTATCTTACCGCACGTTTTGCGTCGATAAGTTCGCACGGATACTGATACGGCGCAACACGGTAGTCGAGCACAAACGCTGTAAGTCCGCAGCCGTTAAGATATTCCGCAATAGGATTACCCTCGTGCTGTGCCTTTATGTGGTATCCGCCGCCGGGGCATACAATAACCGCCGCTTTTGCACCTTCTTTTATGTACGGCGTAATGCTCGGCAGACACACGGGATTTTCTTTGTTTATAAGAGGTATTTCGTTTTCATTCCACAAATAATACATACTTAATTTTCACCCCGCAAAATAGGTTTTTGTTCATTATATACCCAATTTTTTGAAGTGTCAAGGCACATTTTTGCACTTATATCGACAATTTTTGCAAATTATTTGAAAAAACTATTGACATATTAAATCTATAAGAATATAATAATCACTGTTGAAGTTTAGAAACGCTAAACAAAATATTTAATAAAAAGAACTTTTAAAGAGGTCTTATGTTATGGAAATCGGCAGTAAACTGAAGCGGTTGAGAATAAAAAACAACCTCACGCAGGAGGAGCTTGCAGACAGGTGCGAACTGTCAAAGGGGTTTATATCGCAGATTGAGCGCGATTTGGCGTCGCCGTCAATTTCAACGTTGTTTGATATTCTCCAGTGTATGGGAACCGACTTAAAGGAATTTTTCAACGACGAAACCGACGAGGAAATTGTTTTCCGCGAGGAGGATATTTTTGTCAAAGAAAACAAAGACGACAAAAACATTATAAACTGGCTTGTGCCCAATTCGCAGAAAAACATAATGGAGCCTATAATCATTGAGCTTTTGCCGAACGGCACATCATATGTGGATACACCGCACGAGGGCGAAGAATTCGGTTATGTTCTGTCGGGAAATATTTCGGTTTTTGTCGGCAGTAAGGAATACAAAGCAAAGAAAAACGAGTGTTTTTATTACAAGGCTAATCAGCCTCATTTTATAAAAAACCGCGGAAAAAGCAAAGCGACGGTACTGTGGGTATGCACACCGCCTAATTTTTAAAATTGGAGTGATTTAAATGAGCGAGCATTTGATTGAATTAAAGGGTATTACAAAAAAATTTGACACCACCGACGCTCTTAACGACATAAATTTATACATAGACCGAAATGAATTTTTAACGCTTCTCGGTCCGTCGGGATGCGGAAAATCAACTCTTTTGAGAATTATTGCGGGGTTTGAAGACCCAACCGGCGGAACCGTTACGTTTGAGGGCAGCGACCTTTTGTGTATTCCGCCTCATAAGCGCAAAATCAACACGGTTTTTCAGAAATACGCGCTTTTTTCTCATATGAACGTTTACGAAAATATTGCGTTCGGTTTGAAAATCAAAAAAGTGAGCAAGGATAAAATCACAGAAAAGGTGAAAAAGGTTTTAAAGCTTGTAAATCTTTCGGGATTTGAAAACAGAAGCATCGATTCGTTAAGCGGAGGTCAGCAGCAGAGAATTGCCATTGC
The window above is part of the Qingrenia yutianensis genome. Proteins encoded here:
- a CDS encoding DUF3794 and LysM peptidoglycan-binding domain-containing protein — encoded protein: MEIEKKTIKLCGGLCTASFKADADSDIIVPDTKPDVLKIIGAAATLVIKEKYAQKGKVTLSGVVYYRIIYEGENDTMAARSIEYTAPFSHQHEIACIDDNSEFYALPVSSSVKTTVVNSRKISVHSVFDIKVSSACADEKTLVTSLDDSMPSRSKTIKYTNKVISKEEDIELSEMIDFPNNAADILAVNATVNRNDIKVVNNKIVVKGEAVLKIVYITTDNVIDEFNYNSEFSDVLDVLGIQPEMMTNVVLAVKECSAKLAENMGGEAVPLTVKIVAAAYIDAYESAEETGIYDAYSPEMNIETTYEDIGYLTLLADETKQSNVSDFLETNGAVENIFDTRAVCTVRSQNYNTEGDITIEAVVSASVIYSENGRLNTVKKDIPVTFKFDAQKGLADIQIVPYLSVSGISYAQKGERQIELKIPVMCEVLVFAKSSDKLLSDVSTENAAKIDKTNQPSLIIYFVKEGDTLWNIAKKYNVLVEDIARINGIENENVIMPGDKLIIPKKR
- the feoB gene encoding ferrous iron transporter B, whose amino-acid sequence is MNVRIALAGNPNCGKTTLFNALTGSNQFVGNWPGVTVEKKEGKLKKHDGVIVTDLPGIYSLSPYTLEEVVARNYLIGERPDVILNIVDGTNLERNLYLTTQLTELGIPVVIAVNMMDVVAKNGDKINVAELSRELGCKIVEISALKGTGIMTAAEEAIKAAQNSKTVPMHTFSGAVEHAIAHIEEEVLHNMPEEQQRWYAIKIFERDTKAIESLGVDEASLAHIENDIVAAEKELDDDAESIITNERYVYIANLMKACYKKKNAGKLSTSDKIDKIVTSRLLGLPIFAVIMFLVYYISMVTIGSSATDWANDGLFGDGWHLFGIGSSAYGDVADEYGEAAQIVNGYIEFAGEKGVDTEELTAALDTESEDFDAAAAKTALDGFVNSEAKDLGDATYTVVDEETMADEEVTSSYDDLKDAVETYEKYDCTEPDPADYGVWVPGVPVLVENALDAANCADWLKGLILDGIVAGVGAVLGFVPQMLVLFLLLAFLEACGYMARIAFVLDRVFRKFGLSGKSFIPMLIGTGCGVPGIMASRTIENDRDRKMTIMTTTFIPCGAKVPFISMVAGAIFGGSAMIATSAYFVGMAAIIVSGIMLKKTKMFAGDPAPFVMELPAYHLPTLLNVLRSMWERGWSFIKKAGTIILLSTIFVWFTTYFGFADGHFGMLSEEQIDSSILAVIGNAIAWIFAPLGWGNWQAAVASITGLVAKENIVGTLGILYGGSGSVYGNLAQAFTQISGYSFLVFNLLCAPCFAAIGAIKREMNNAKWTWFAIGYQCVFAYVVALMVNQFGLLFTGSINVIGTIAALAVLVFIIYMLFKPYKESNTLKTNVKISA
- a CDS encoding alpha/beta hydrolase, which produces MYYLWNENEIPLINKENPVCLPSITPYIKEGAKAAVIVCPGGGYHIKAQHEGNPIAEYLNGCGLTAFVLDYRVAPYQYPCELIDAKRAVRYVRYNAEKFGIDKDKIGICGFSAGGHLAGMTLTSPENEASEYNVNDEIDKVSSKVNFAILCYPVITSGEYAHKGSFNALCGEDNEELKKKLSLETRVTADTAPAFLWHTANDNAVPVQNSILFANEMAKYNIPFELHIFRDGRHGLGLAPENPDVAEWTSLCKTFLKNMGWA
- a CDS encoding helix-turn-helix domain-containing protein, producing the protein MEIGSKLKRLRIKNNLTQEELADRCELSKGFISQIERDLASPSISTLFDILQCMGTDLKEFFNDETDEEIVFREEDIFVKENKDDKNIINWLVPNSQKNIMEPIIIELLPNGTSYVDTPHEGEEFGYVLSGNISVFVGSKEYKAKKNECFYYKANQPHFIKNRGKSKATVLWVCTPPNF